In one window of Aminivibrio pyruvatiphilus DNA:
- a CDS encoding ComEA family DNA-binding protein: protein MRKGFLSDPKYQGLAFFALGIGCFALAGILVFLFSGRFVDRPSGAKAGPALSITVPADKPSGPPSGEISRPAPEPPEAKEWVLYITGGVASPGVYSLPPGSRVHNLVDAAGGLLPNADPVKVNLAAPLADGVHVHVPLAGEVGGKNDIPVPSAPQDSGFLRPPAIPGGSGGGAVRVNTASLEELQRLPGVGPSIARAILEYRTRKGRFTSLQDLLKVSGIGPKKLESLRDHVDLR from the coding sequence ATACCAGGGGCTTGCCTTCTTCGCCCTGGGAATAGGGTGCTTTGCCCTTGCGGGAATACTTGTGTTCCTTTTCTCGGGTCGCTTTGTGGACCGTCCATCGGGAGCGAAGGCGGGTCCCGCCCTCTCCATAACCGTGCCTGCGGACAAGCCTTCCGGACCGCCGTCGGGAGAGATTTCCCGGCCCGCTCCGGAACCTCCGGAGGCGAAAGAGTGGGTGCTCTACATCACCGGCGGCGTGGCATCGCCGGGAGTCTACTCCCTCCCTCCGGGGAGCAGGGTTCACAACCTTGTGGACGCCGCAGGAGGACTGCTGCCGAACGCTGATCCGGTGAAGGTCAACCTGGCCGCTCCCCTGGCGGACGGGGTGCACGTCCATGTCCCCCTGGCGGGTGAGGTCGGCGGAAAGAACGACATCCCGGTTCCTTCGGCACCTCAGGACAGCGGCTTCCTCCGTCCGCCCGCAATCCCGGGGGGCAGCGGCGGCGGTGCCGTGAGAGTGAACACCGCATCCCTGGAAGAACTCCAGCGTCTTCCCGGGGTCGGGCCGTCCATTGCCCGGGCCATCCTTGAGTACCGGACCCGGAAAGGCAGGTTCACTTCCCTCCAGGACCTGCTGAAAGTGAGCGGAATCGGACCGAAGAAGCTGGAGAGCCTCAGAGACCACGTCGACCTGAGATGA